One candidate division KSB1 bacterium genomic region harbors:
- a CDS encoding aspartate/glutamate racemase family protein produces the protein MNNVIGIVGGVGPYAGIDLATKIFDQTIAETDQEHLPVALLSFSGKIAERSSFVLGESDINPGYGISDVISELEKIGSSVVGIPCNTAHAPKIFNVILDGLKRKNSKVQIVHMIDEVARFIQEEYPEINQVGVLSTLGTRESGIYDDCLAQNGLNIVPPDEMTLEKIHDAIYSIKAKSNPVDESTRQKLSESIDFLSAKGAEAVILGCTELPLAYDCTDKHLVIIDPAMVLARALIREFDPAKLKMLKVNQLITQ, from the coding sequence ATGAATAACGTTATTGGCATTGTTGGAGGAGTTGGACCTTACGCCGGAATTGATCTGGCCACAAAAATATTCGATCAGACAATTGCGGAAACAGACCAGGAGCATTTGCCAGTCGCACTGCTATCCTTTTCCGGAAAAATTGCCGAAAGATCCTCTTTTGTTTTGGGGGAATCAGATATCAACCCGGGATATGGAATTTCCGACGTAATATCGGAGTTAGAAAAAATTGGCTCCAGCGTTGTCGGAATCCCTTGCAATACAGCTCATGCTCCAAAAATTTTTAATGTTATCCTGGATGGGCTTAAGCGAAAGAATAGTAAAGTGCAAATCGTCCATATGATTGATGAAGTTGCCAGGTTTATACAAGAAGAGTATCCTGAAATTAATCAGGTCGGAGTTCTGTCAACTTTGGGAACCCGTGAATCCGGGATTTATGATGATTGTCTGGCACAAAATGGATTGAATATTGTGCCACCGGATGAAATGACATTGGAAAAAATTCATGACGCTATTTACAGCATCAAAGCCAAATCAAATCCTGTGGATGAATCCACTCGACAAAAACTTTCTGAATCAATTGATTTTTTAAGCGCAAAAGGGGCGGAAGCTGTAATTTTAGGGTGTACGGAATTGCCTTTGGCTTATGATTGTACCGACAAACATTTAGTGATTATTGATCCTGCTATGGTACTGGCCAGAGCCTTGATCCGGGAGTTTGATCCTGCCAAATTAAAAATGTTGAAAGTAAATCAATTAATAACCCAATAA